From the genome of Cytophagales bacterium WSM2-2:
TCAGTGAGGTCGATGCGGATGCCGCTATGTTTTAACTGGATGGAAGAATTGAAAAACGATTCCATTTCTTTCCAATTTTTGTCAATGGCAGTTTGGCGAATGCGATGAAGATTAATGAGACTCATCAGATTGATTTAGCTTGTTCCCAATACTTATCCATTTCGGCCAAGGTCATTTCACCCATCTTTTTTCCGTCTTTCGCGGATTCAGTTTCCAGGTATTGAAACCGCTTGATGAATTTTTTGTTAGTGCGCTCCAGCGCCTCTTCAGCATCGATTTCCAGGAAACGGGAATAGTTGACCAACGAAAAAAGCAGATCCCCAAATTCAGCCATGGCCTTTGATTTATCAACCGGCTTGCCAGACTCGACATTGAATTCATCCTTGAACTCCTGCATTTCCTCTTCCACTTTCTGCCAAACCTGCTCCTTCTTTTCCCAATCGAAGCCTACGCCCCGAGCTTTGTCCTGGATGCGGATGGCCTTCACTAAAGCAGGTAATGATTTGGGCACACCCTCGAGTACAGATTTATTTCCTGTCCTTAATTTTATTTTCTCCCAATTTTCTTTGACCGTCTTTTCATCAGTTGCAACGGTATCTCCATAAACATGCGGATGCCGCTCGATGAGTTTGTCGCAAATGGAATTGAGCACGTCTGCTACATCGAATTTTTTCATTTCTGAAGCGATCCGGGCGTAGAATATATTGTGTAGCATCAAGTCACCAAGTTCTTTCTTCACCTCGTTGAGATTATTCTCCAGGATTGCATCCGAAAGCTCATATGTTTCTTCGATCGTAAGATGGCGGAGGCTCTCGAGCGTTTGCTTTTTGTCCCATGGACAATTTTCGCGCAACTCGTCCATAATGGTCAACAAGCGATCAAATGCTTTTAGTTTGGCTTCGCGATTCAGGTCAGGAGCGGATAGAGGTTTTTTCATCTTGCAATTTAGGATTTGCAAACAAAAAGACGCCTGGTAATTTCAATTGCGGGAAACAATACGCAAATCTGACAGCTCCTTTCCGATTTCATTAATGCCACGGAGGATCTTTTGTGTTTGGAGGGTGGATGGTTTCTTTCGACCTTGTACGTATTGCGACAATAAGGAAGCATTCATTCCAATCCGATCGGCAAGAAACCTCGCATTGATTACCCGATAATGTTGGAAAAATTGCTTGATATCGATCTCCAGATTAATGTCTTTCTCAGAAACGTCAATCCCATCGTCTTCAAAATACAGGTTAAGAGCCTCGGTCAGGTTTTTTGTTAATTCAGCAATAGTTTTGCCGGTGGTGAATACCGGATATTCCAAAGCAAAAACCGAAAAACCTGTCTTTGTTTTTTCAACTTTGGAACGAATCTTTTTCTTAACCGACAACCGAGTCATTTTTTATTGCTTTCTTATTCCAGCTTGTTTTAACAACTTACTACCCAACCCTTTTCCAATTTCCTGGTTCCCATGATTGGGGAAAATGATCACTCCTGACTTTGTAGGATGTTTCATTTTGATATGTGAACCTTTTTGTGATACTGAATACCAGCCGTCTTTGATCAGAAGACGAAGCATTTCGGAGCATTTCATTTGGACCAATCATCGCAAGAATTTTCATTTTGGATATTGGAGCTTCGACAAACGAAGGTAAATAATTATTTACCGGTCACAAAAAATTATTAATGCCTAAATTCGCCTTCTAATTCTGAATAATGACTCTTATTAAATCAATTTCCGGAATCCGAGGTACGATCGGAGGGAAACCCGGTGACTCTCTTACGCCTGTAGATGTCGTCAAATTTGCTGCTGCTTTTGGCACTTGGGTGAAATTACGCAATGGAAAAAAAGTGGTGATTGGCCGTGACGCCCGAATTTCCGGTGAGATGGTCAGTAACCTCGTGAGTAATACCCTTCGTGGTTTGGGCTTGCATGTTGTTGATTTGGGACTGTCTACTACACCGACAGTGGAGATAGCGGTACCGATTGAAAAAGCAGGAGGGGGAATTATCCTGACAGCAAGTCACAACCCCATTCAATGGAATGCCTTGAAATTGTTGAACGACAAAGGGGAATTCATTTCCGGAGCAGATGGAGCAGAAGTATTGGAACTTGCATCACAAGGGAATTTTGATTTTGCCGAAGTCCACAAATTGGGGAGCTATGTGAAAGCAGATCATTATATCAAAAAACACATTGAGTTGATTCGGAAAAATAAATTGGTGGATGTGAAGGCGATACAAAAGGCCAATTTTAAAATTGTGGTCGATGCTGTGAACTCAACTGGCGGGACAGCCGTGCCTCAATTGTTGAAAGAACTCGGTGTCAGAAAAATTAAAAAACTGTACTGCGAACCTACAGGCAAATTTCCGCATAATCCCGAGCCGCTTCCTGAAAATATTAAAGAGATTTGCCGCGAAGTGAAGAAAGGGAAACACGACCTGGGAATAATTGTTGATCCGGATGTCGACCGACTGGCCCTTGTGCAGGAAGATGGAAAGCCATTTGGTGAAGAATATACATTGGTGGCTGTAGCAGATTACGTGTTAAGCAAAAGAAAAGGAAACTCAGTATCCAATTTATCGTCTACACGGGCACTGCGGGATGTTACCGAAAAGCTGGGAGGCAAACACACTGCCGCAGCAGTTGGAGAGGTGAACGTGGTCAACGCGATGAAGGAAACCAAAGCACCAATTGGCGGTGAAGGAAATGGCGGTGTGATTTTTCCTGAACTTCATTACGGACGCGATGCGCTGATGGGTATTGCTCTTTTTCTGACCCATTTGGCCAAGAGCAAAATGAAAGCTTCAGAGCTAAGAAAAACATATCCGGAATATTTTATTTCTAAAAACAAGATTGAACTTACTCCGCAAATCAATGTTGATGACATACTAAGTCAGATGACGGAAAAATATCGCAATGAAAATATCAATCTGACAGATGGC
Proteins encoded in this window:
- a CDS encoding nucleoside triphosphate pyrophosphohydrolase — translated: MKKPLSAPDLNREAKLKAFDRLLTIMDELRENCPWDKKQTLESLRHLTIEETYELSDAILENNLNEVKKELGDLMLHNIFYARIASEMKKFDVADVLNSICDKLIERHPHVYGDTVATDEKTVKENWEKIKLRTGNKSVLEGVPKSLPALVKAIRIQDKARGVGFDWEKKEQVWQKVEEEMQEFKDEFNVESGKPVDKSKAMAEFGDLLFSLVNYSRFLEIDAEEALERTNKKFIKRFQYLETESAKDGKKMGEMTLAEMDKYWEQAKSI
- a CDS encoding phosphoglucosamine mutase, with protein sequence MTLIKSISGIRGTIGGKPGDSLTPVDVVKFAAAFGTWVKLRNGKKVVIGRDARISGEMVSNLVSNTLRGLGLHVVDLGLSTTPTVEIAVPIEKAGGGIILTASHNPIQWNALKLLNDKGEFISGADGAEVLELASQGNFDFAEVHKLGSYVKADHYIKKHIELIRKNKLVDVKAIQKANFKIVVDAVNSTGGTAVPQLLKELGVRKIKKLYCEPTGKFPHNPEPLPENIKEICREVKKGKHDLGIIVDPDVDRLALVQEDGKPFGEEYTLVAVADYVLSKRKGNSVSNLSSTRALRDVTEKLGGKHTAAAVGEVNVVNAMKETKAPIGGEGNGGVIFPELHYGRDALMGIALFLTHLAKSKMKASELRKTYPEYFISKNKIELTPQINVDDILSQMTEKYRNENINLTDGVKIDFEKEKEWVHLRKSNTEPIIRIYAESQNEKKADDLAQKIIADIRSLIV